In the genome of Micromonospora sp. Llam0, the window GCAGGGCACGGTCACCGGGGTCAGCTGCGCCGGGGTCGAGGTCGGGGTGGCCGGGGCGACGATCCGGCTGAACTCGCTGACCGATCCGGGCACCGGCTACACGCTGCGCACCGGTGCCGACGGCGGGTACGCGTACTGGCTGCCACGCGGGCAGTACGAGATCATCACCGCGAAGGACGGCTGGGTGCCGCAGGCCCGGCAGGAGCGGCTGCCGGCCGGGATCGTCACCACGGTCGACAGCGTGCTCGAACCGGTCGATCCCTGCCCGGCCCGCCTCGGCGGGATCTGACCGGGTGACCGGTCCGACCGCCGGCGCGTCTGACCGACGGTGAGAACGGGTGCCGGGCCAGCCCAGCTCTGGCCCGGCACCCGCCGACGGTCAACCCGGAATTGTCACGGGTTGACCGGGCATCGCACCCAGTCCCGGCCCTTCACGTACGACCAGGAGCAGGTGTGCACAGCGTGGCCTTTACGGTTTCGCAGGAATGCTTTGTCGCCGTCGGCGTTCCACACGAACCCGGCGGTGTTCCAGTAGACGGTCCGCGCGGTGTCGTCACCGGCGCCGGAACGCAGCCACACCCGGCCGCCTTTTCCGGGGATGACGACGTCACCGAACCGGTACGTCCGGCCGTTCTTGTTGTGCACCGTGTAGCCACGCAGGTTGATCGCCGTCTTGCCTCGGTTGATCAGTTGCAGCCATTCCCGATTGGCCAACGCACCGCTGCCGTCGTCGACGCCGTTCGGGTGGTACTGGACGCTGTGCACCCGCAGGCTGGGCGCGGCGCTCGCGGCCCCGGCGCTGGCTGGCGCGGCGATGGTCATCGAGGTGACCAGGCCGAGCATCGCCGCAGTCAGGACACCGACAGTCTTTCTCATGGTTCCCCCCATGGGATGAGCAATTCTCGCAGGCATCGAAAGAATCGAAATCCGATTCGCCGTACGCCCGCTACCGCCACGAAGAATTGTGGGTGACGGGCCGCCCAATTCACCAGAGAGTGACGTCATCAAGTCAGTTCGTCCTGCCGCGCCGTCATGTCGGACGCCGGTGACTTGTCGGCGTGGCCACCGGCCGGAGCGACCAGGGTGACGCCGCCGGTCGGCCGTTTCCGCTGTCCACAGGGCGACAGCGGGGCCCGACGGCGGGGAATCCGCCGCCAATGTCGGTCATGAAGCCGACAGGCCGCCGCCCCCGGAACGAGTTCCGGGGGCGGCGGCCTGTCGGCGGGTCGGCCGGGGCGTCAGCTGCCGACGGTCACCGAGACCTCGTTGACTCCCTGGGCGGCGGTCACCGGGGTGTCGCCGTTGCCGTGCCGGGACAGGGCCCGCAGGGTCCAGCTGCCCGGTGCGGCGAAGAACCGGAACTGGCCGGCCGGCGAGGTCACCACCTCGGCGGTGAACTCGCCGGTGGCGTCC includes:
- a CDS encoding DUF1416 domain-containing protein, whose translation is MTAATTPNAPTAAGCAAPDQAAPLPASVDLAKETVITGTVQSADGEAVAGAYVRLLDATGEFTAEVVTSPAGQFRFFAAPGSWTLRALSRHGNGDTPVTAAQGVNEVSVTVGS
- a CDS encoding lamin tail domain-containing protein, which gives rise to MRKTVGVLTAAMLGLVTSMTIAAPASAGAASAAPSLRVHSVQYHPNGVDDGSGALANREWLQLINRGKTAINLRGYTVHNKNGRTYRFGDVVIPGKGGRVWLRSGAGDDTARTVYWNTAGFVWNADGDKAFLRNRKGHAVHTCSWSYVKGRDWVRCPVNP